The proteins below come from a single Cannabis sativa cultivar Pink pepper isolate KNU-18-1 chromosome 3, ASM2916894v1, whole genome shotgun sequence genomic window:
- the LOC133036211 gene encoding uncharacterized mitochondrial protein AtMg00860-like, whose protein sequence is MEEHEEHLRLTLSRLKEHQLYAKFKKCEFWLEKVAFIGHIVSKDGVEVDPGKIEAVKCWPKQKTASEVRSFLGLAGYYRRFIEGFLKIATPFTNLTRKQQKFAWTNKCKESFETLKDKLIKSLVLCVPTNKDKFVVYCDASKQGLGCVLMQNEKVVAYASRQLKEYETRYPTHDLELAAVKELNMRQRQWLELVKDYDCQILYHPGKANVVENALRRRNYASLSMLRALKVPLQ, encoded by the exons ATGGAAGAGCACGAGGAGCACTTAAGGCTAACTCTAAGCAGACTCAAAGAGCACCAATTGTACGCTAAATTCaagaagtgtgaattctggttggaGAAAGTGGCGTTTATAGGCCATATAGTGTCCAAAGATGGGGTAGAGGTGGACCCTGGGAAAATTGAAGCAGTGAAGTGCTGGCCAAAACAAAAAACTGCAAGTGAGGTTCGGAGTTTCCTCGGACTAGCTGGATATTATCGGAGATTCATTGAGGGATTCTTAAAAATAGCCACACCGTTCACGAATTTGACTCGAAAGCAACAAAAATTTGCATGGACAAATAAATGTAAGGAAAGCTTTGAGACATTGAAAGATAAACTCATTAAATCACTCGTCTTGTGTGTTCCAACTAACAAAGACAAATTTGTAGTGTATTGCGACGCATCGAAGCAAGGGCTCggctgtgtgttgatgcaaaatGAGAAGGTGGTAGCCTATGCCTCTAGGCAGCTAAAGGAGTATGAGACAaggtacccaactcatgacttaGAGTTGGCAGCAGTG AAAGAActcaacatgagacagaggcagTGGTTGGAACTGgtaaaagattacgattgtcAAATACTATACCATCCTGGAAAGGCTAACGTAGTGGAAAATGCACTTAGAAGACGCAACTATGCAAGCTTGTCAATGTTAAGGGCATTAAAAGTGCCGTTGCAATAG